In the genome of Amaranthus tricolor cultivar Red isolate AtriRed21 chromosome 15, ASM2621246v1, whole genome shotgun sequence, one region contains:
- the LOC130800840 gene encoding protein SEH1: MEKHMATLKSGTVCTAWNYSAQRLAAGTINGVLSIFDSPDPASSSSFSSSSSIQVHEGSILKVVWVPPEYGDAVACILDDGTLSLWEEVAEDGQSLRWKLCTLFKNASARVLDIQFGGSSSCLMLVAAYSDGYVKVYELQNPLELNTWQLQAEFQNVIDSVSKFAKVSCSSASISWIPQIGESHQLSFILGFNSDIPQLNSSKVWEFDRLHQRWLPVAELALSENTGDPVYAVAWAPNIGRSYEIIAVATQKGISMWHVGLHPDADGHLSVENIALLSGHQGEVWQMEWDMSGMTLASTGSDGVVRLWQSNLNGVWHEQAILEPSS; encoded by the exons ATGGAGAAACATATGGCGACGTTGAAGAGTGGAACAGTTTGCACTGCTTGGAACTATAGTGCCCAAAGATTAGCAGCTGGCACCATTAATGGCGTCCTTTCCATCTTCGATTCTCCTGACCCTGcttcctcttcttccttctcttcgTCTTCATCCATTCAG GTACACGAAGGTAGTATTCTGAAGGTTGTATGGGTGCCACCAGAGTATGGAGACGCTGTTGCTTGCATTTTGGATGATGGTACTCTGTCGTTGTGGGAAGAAGTTGCTGAAG ATGGTCAATCTCTTCGGTGGAAGCTTTGTACGTTGTTTAAGAATGCAAGTGCACGTGTATTAGATATTCAATTTGGAGGCTCTTCATCTTGTTTAATGTTG GTTGCAGCATATTCAGATGGCTATGTCAAAGTCTATGAGCTCCAGAATCCCTTGGAACTGAACACTTGGCAACTTCAG GCAGAGTTCCAGAATGTCATTGACTCAGTTTCTAAATTTGCAAAAGTTTCATGCTCATCAGCATCCATTTCATGGATACCACAAATAGGTGAAAGCCATCAGTTGAGCTTTATTTTGGGCTTCAATTCAGATATACCACAGCTCAATTCTTCCAAG GTCTGGGAATTTGACCGACTACATCAAAGGTGGCTTCCTGTTGCTGAATTGGCTTTATCCGAAAATACTGGTGATCCAGTATATGCTGTTGCATGGGCTCCCAATATTGGCAG GTCATATGAAATAATAGCTGTTGCTACTCAGAAGGGTATATCAATGTGGCATGTTGGTTTGCACCCTGATGCGGACGGGCATCTCTCCGTGGAGAATATTGCTCTGCTGTCAGGTCACCAGGGCGAG GTTTGGCAAATGGAGTGGGACATGAGTGGAATGACATTGGCAAGCACCGGGAGTGACGGGGTGGTCAGGCTTTGGCAGTCTAATTTAAATGGTGTCTGGCATGAACAGGCAATCCTAGAACCTTCTTCATAA
- the LOC130801318 gene encoding uncharacterized protein LOC130801318, which produces MDHKPQPQKTIQNLPKIHQQNISESNLDLGLGPNLSLNINPKQNIKNLNTKSTITNDNLNKKKPIWDCGSSLYDSFELNSFQKQLNSAIINSSRTFSMPRLPSEDHRAPPVTPSKKSKLSRSFQKLLKSVFRAHNKSSNTSKSTDHDQEYYDSSSPDPWYLDHDHDQDHYDHSIQEKDKGVENGRYFVVFEKPNGLSTIPEVPEVGLSPEIKSLVTKTMSDRFSFRPSNGIYCV; this is translated from the coding sequence ATGGATCATAAACCTCAACCTCAAAAAACCATACAAAATTTACCAAAAATACATCAACAAAACATATCAGAATCAAATCTAGATTTGGGTCTGGGTCCGAATCTGAGTCTGAATATAAatccaaaacaaaatattaagaaTCTCAATACAAAAAGCACCATTACTAATGATAATCTTAACAAGAAAAAACCAATATGGGATTGTGGGAGTTCTCTTTACGATTCCTTCGAGCTCAACTCGTTCCAAAAACAGCTTAACTCAGCTATAATCAACTCTTCTAGAACCTTCTCCATGCCACGGCTTCCATCAGAAGATCACCGGGCCCCACCAGTAACACCGTCGAAGAAGTCAAAACTTTCCAGATCATTCCAGAAGCTTCTAAAGTCTGTATTTAGGGCCCATAATAAGTCAAGTAATACTTCTAAGAGTACCGATCATGATCAAGAGTATTATGATAGTAGCAGTCCTGATCCATGGTATTTggatcatgatcatgatcaagATCATTATGATCATTCTATACAAGAAAAGGATAAAGGGGTAGAGAATGGAAGGTATTTTGTTGTCTTTGAAAAGCCCAATGGGCTTTCAACTATTCCTGAAGTTCCGGAAGTTGGACTTTCTCCTGAGATTAAGTCGTTGGTCACCAAAACGATGTCGGATCGTTTCAGTTTCAGACCTTCTAACGGTATTTACTGTGTTTAA